One Acetobacter ghanensis DNA window includes the following coding sequences:
- the alkB gene encoding DNA oxidative demethylase AlkB, with amino-acid sequence MTRSPIPTQQMDLLLPDTRPEREQLEPGAILLRQFAAEQEKELLCVLAQVEQQAPFRHMRTPGGGTMSAAMTCCGNWGWVSSPQGYTYTTQDPLSHHPWPPIPTVLSHLAQKAAQAAGYDKFIPNACLINRYQTGSLMGLHQDKDEQDIMQPIVSLSLGRTGLFMWGGKKRNDRVRVLALEHGDVLVWGGPARLHYHGIKGLAPQPHPLTGLTRFNITFRYVAIPSSQP; translated from the coding sequence ATGACACGCTCCCCCATACCAACCCAACAAATGGATCTGCTGTTGCCAGACACACGCCCCGAGCGTGAGCAACTGGAGCCCGGAGCCATCCTTTTACGGCAGTTTGCGGCAGAGCAGGAGAAGGAGCTTCTCTGCGTGCTGGCTCAGGTTGAACAGCAGGCTCCCTTCCGCCACATGCGCACACCGGGTGGAGGCACCATGTCTGCCGCCATGACCTGTTGTGGCAACTGGGGGTGGGTCAGTTCCCCACAAGGCTACACATATACGACACAAGACCCGCTCAGCCACCACCCATGGCCACCCATACCAACGGTGTTAAGCCACTTGGCGCAAAAAGCCGCGCAAGCCGCTGGTTATGACAAGTTTATCCCTAATGCCTGCCTGATCAACCGTTACCAGACCGGCTCCCTCATGGGATTACATCAGGACAAGGATGAGCAGGACATCATGCAGCCCATTGTCTCGCTCTCACTCGGGCGAACTGGTCTTTTTATGTGGGGCGGCAAAAAACGGAACGACAGGGTGCGGGTTCTTGCCCTTGAACATGGAGATGTACTGGTTTGGGGTGGTCCGGCCCGCTTGCATTATCATGGTATTAAAGGCCTTGCTCCCCAACCGCACCCATTAACAGGTCTGACGCGGTTCAACATAACCTTTCGATATGTCGCCATTCCTTCCTCCCAACCATGA
- a CDS encoding DUF3311 domain-containing protein produces MSRFSEMKYLNLLLLLPFLGLLWTPLYDRHDPVLLGFPFFYWYQFAWVPVTSVLIWVVWKKGDHA; encoded by the coding sequence ATAAGCCGGTTTTCTGAAATGAAATATCTCAATCTCCTCCTTCTGCTGCCCTTTTTGGGTCTGCTCTGGACTCCGCTGTATGACCGGCATGACCCGGTTCTGCTCGGATTTCCCTTCTTTTACTGGTACCAGTTCGCCTGGGTTCCGGTAACATCCGTCCTCATCTGGGTCGTATGGAAGAAGGGCGACCACGCATGA
- a CDS encoding TonB-dependent siderophore receptor, translated as MHDRFHTLFATGAFGALLLTTSALAAPPVASSQQAASGKKAAVKASAAKTPAPQTTTPIAGILDGSNGETVNVHGHHAADGTGAKYMNKIVYLGPLGNRDTLDTPYSVMGVPHDVVVNQQIRNINDMAEYLPSVQLEIRGDPNTSRPQSRGFEADVVANSRLDGLNVVSTTPYPAEWVDNLQVLNGLAGAMYGPQNPAGVFEYTLKRPTDRRTERLSVGVDSIGTPTVNGDISGRVGKNGWFGYRLNMLHANGTAYTQGSWIRREMVSADFDIHLDDKTVIELDASHYTYVERGMAPGFNMGSGVTQLPEAPDLGKTRLGPDWAGFNMETNTFLAKIKHQINNDWSFTLGGLYQDAMRQAFSATDTLTNNTGSITQAVNAATSANDFRVGSNMAYINGRVHTGPLQHDLVIGTNGYMMGNYNPTKGSSVTSASSASGCNIYSDCSFSGKQPYYSGHYKSAEIFTQSMILGDTMRINKHWSIMGTLAWSWISQHNYLNPLTSKNNPKPKSYDAAFSPTVSLMYKPTDNQSFYFTYGRAIQPGQGAASNSSVTNSTQLLDASRSEEYEVGYKLRYKKFSFNVDGFRITSPYAYYLITGKTSAGANLYTYTYAGTQRNYGVEAQLSGEILPNLSALAGVTWIDSQVVNSPLGNKEAVGVAPIQANLLLDYRLPASLGPIASRAAFNANVHYVGSRAANIQNNIFTGSYTTLDLGARYAFHVANFPWVARFGVSNATNERYWASVYAGPGANTNGASASSLYAGLPRIYHFTLSMEF; from the coding sequence ATGCACGATCGTTTTCATACTCTTTTCGCCACCGGAGCATTTGGCGCACTCCTGCTAACGACATCGGCTTTGGCCGCTCCCCCCGTTGCTTCCTCGCAACAGGCGGCCTCCGGCAAAAAAGCCGCCGTTAAAGCCAGCGCTGCAAAAACACCTGCACCACAGACCACCACCCCAATTGCAGGGATACTGGATGGTTCCAATGGCGAAACAGTCAACGTTCATGGCCACCATGCGGCTGACGGAACTGGCGCCAAATATATGAACAAGATCGTGTACCTCGGCCCCTTGGGAAACCGGGATACTCTGGATACGCCTTATTCTGTTATGGGTGTACCGCATGACGTGGTAGTCAACCAGCAAATCCGCAACATTAACGACATGGCGGAATATTTGCCGTCCGTGCAGCTCGAAATCCGAGGCGACCCCAACACATCCCGCCCGCAGTCCCGCGGGTTTGAAGCTGATGTGGTCGCCAACTCTCGCCTTGATGGGTTGAATGTGGTTTCCACCACACCTTATCCGGCGGAGTGGGTGGACAACCTGCAGGTGCTCAACGGTCTGGCTGGGGCCATGTATGGGCCGCAAAACCCGGCTGGTGTGTTTGAATACACACTCAAACGCCCCACCGACCGACGGACGGAACGCCTTTCCGTCGGGGTGGATTCCATCGGCACCCCCACAGTTAATGGCGATATTTCCGGCCGCGTCGGCAAAAATGGCTGGTTTGGCTACCGCCTGAACATGCTGCACGCCAATGGCACAGCCTATACGCAAGGTAGCTGGATCCGGCGTGAAATGGTTAGCGCCGATTTTGACATTCACCTGGATGACAAGACGGTTATCGAACTGGACGCCAGCCATTACACATACGTTGAACGCGGAATGGCCCCCGGCTTCAACATGGGTTCTGGCGTCACGCAGTTGCCTGAAGCCCCCGATCTGGGCAAAACCCGGCTCGGACCGGACTGGGCTGGTTTCAACATGGAAACCAATACGTTTCTGGCGAAGATCAAACATCAGATCAATAATGACTGGAGCTTTACTCTCGGCGGCCTCTATCAGGACGCCATGCGACAGGCATTTAGTGCGACTGATACTTTAACAAACAATACTGGCAGCATCACACAGGCCGTCAACGCCGCCACGTCGGCAAATGACTTCCGCGTTGGTAGTAATATGGCTTACATTAACGGCCGTGTTCATACGGGCCCCCTTCAGCATGACTTGGTCATTGGTACCAACGGTTACATGATGGGCAACTACAACCCGACAAAAGGAAGCTCAGTTACATCTGCCTCCAGTGCCAGTGGCTGTAATATATATTCTGACTGTTCTTTTTCTGGCAAACAGCCATATTACTCTGGACACTATAAATCTGCCGAGATTTTTACCCAATCCATGATTCTTGGCGATACTATGCGGATCAACAAACACTGGTCCATCATGGGTACGCTCGCCTGGAGTTGGATCAGCCAGCATAACTACCTCAACCCGTTGACCAGTAAGAATAATCCCAAACCAAAATCCTATGATGCCGCGTTTAGTCCTACGGTTAGCCTAATGTACAAACCAACGGACAATCAGAGTTTTTACTTTACGTACGGTCGGGCCATTCAGCCTGGTCAGGGCGCTGCATCCAACAGTTCTGTCACCAATAGCACGCAATTACTTGATGCTTCGCGTTCTGAAGAATATGAAGTTGGTTACAAACTTCGCTACAAAAAGTTTTCGTTTAATGTGGATGGTTTCCGCATCACCTCCCCCTATGCTTACTACCTGATAACAGGAAAAACATCGGCAGGAGCCAACCTGTACACATACACTTATGCCGGAACGCAGCGGAATTATGGTGTGGAAGCCCAGCTATCTGGAGAAATTCTTCCTAACCTGTCTGCTCTGGCTGGCGTAACATGGATTGACTCACAGGTCGTCAACAGCCCACTGGGGAATAAGGAAGCTGTTGGTGTAGCTCCCATTCAGGCCAATCTGCTGCTTGATTATCGTCTACCCGCTTCTCTGGGCCCTATTGCGTCACGCGCAGCCTTTAATGCCAATGTCCATTACGTTGGAAGCCGCGCCGCCAATATTCAGAACAACATCTTTACCGGGTCCTACACAACGCTTGATTTAGGTGCGCGCTACGCATTCCACGTTGCAAACTTCCCTTGGGTCGCACGCTTCGGGGTAAGCAACGCTACAAACGAACGTTATTGGGCATCCGTATATGCTGGCCCGGGTGCGAATACCAATGGTGCATCAGCATCCAGCCTGTATGCAGGCCTACCGCGTATCTACCATTTTACTCTTTCTATGGAGTTCTAA
- a CDS encoding helix-turn-helix domain-containing protein → MGQLDTLVSPGLELGQRIKILRKTAGLTQQQVADALGVSRPAIAFWETGREGSARKHIPKLAALFHVDPEVFLTGYVQEDIDLIVSPDERDVVSLYRMLDPSRKVSAQKWLERQAKTVQLEN, encoded by the coding sequence ATGGGTCAGTTAGACACTCTTGTCTCACCGGGTCTTGAACTTGGCCAGAGGATCAAAATTCTTCGGAAAACCGCAGGTCTGACGCAGCAGCAGGTTGCGGACGCGCTTGGCGTATCGCGCCCCGCCATAGCATTTTGGGAAACCGGGCGCGAGGGAAGTGCTCGTAAACACATTCCTAAACTGGCAGCCTTGTTCCATGTGGACCCAGAAGTGTTTCTGACGGGGTATGTGCAGGAAGATATAGACCTGATTGTCTCACCCGATGAACGGGATGTGGTCTCACTATACAGAATGCTTGACCCGTCGCGCAAAGTTTCAGCTCAGAAGTGGCTGGAACGGCAGGCCAAAACCGTACAGCTGGAAAACTGA
- a CDS encoding sodium:solute symporter family protein yields the protein MNAINPWALGVFILFFAATIVIGSSIQWIRGLFSKKTGGTSHEEWSLGNRGFGPWVTWFLVGGDFYTAYTVIAVPALVYAAGAYGFFALPYTIIVYPFIFLVMPKLWKIAREGGHATAADIVRARFDSRALEVVVALTGLVAVMPYIALQLIGIRTVIQALGLPGDLPLIIAFLSLAAYTWLGGLHAPALTAFIKDIMIYIAVLVAVTVIPLHTGGYGALFASVDHAQAVLKPGQGLPYATLALSSALAAFLYPHTLTGILASRSADTIRQNAVFLPIYTIVLGLIAMLGFMAHAAGIVTTNNSMVVPMLFQKVFPAWFAGFCLAAIAVGALVPAAVMAIGAANLVTSNLLPPQKDPVRTSRLTSLVVKLGALVCVLFLNAQFAIDFQLLGGVFILQTFPALILGLLKVRFSTIAMLAGWLVGTVFGVSLCWMDGLKPIHPVNLGLVSGNVSTGLLALGVNLVIVIVVSACYPAKKPANATKQDGVENPA from the coding sequence ATGAACGCCATCAATCCATGGGCGCTTGGCGTCTTTATCCTCTTCTTTGCCGCAACCATTGTGATCGGGTCTTCCATCCAATGGATACGGGGATTATTCAGCAAAAAAACCGGAGGCACTTCCCACGAGGAATGGTCTTTGGGCAACCGTGGCTTTGGGCCGTGGGTCACGTGGTTCTTGGTCGGTGGGGATTTTTATACGGCTTATACCGTTATTGCCGTACCTGCGCTGGTTTACGCAGCAGGGGCTTATGGTTTTTTTGCCCTGCCCTACACCATTATTGTTTATCCGTTCATTTTTCTTGTCATGCCCAAGCTGTGGAAGATCGCACGGGAGGGGGGACACGCTACCGCGGCCGATATTGTTCGCGCCCGGTTTGACAGCCGCGCACTGGAAGTTGTGGTAGCGCTGACCGGCCTTGTTGCCGTCATGCCTTACATTGCGCTCCAGTTAATTGGTATCCGCACCGTTATTCAGGCGCTTGGCTTACCGGGGGATCTGCCCCTCATCATCGCATTTCTGTCACTGGCCGCTTACACATGGCTTGGCGGCTTACATGCCCCCGCCCTGACCGCCTTTATCAAGGACATTATGATCTATATCGCCGTGCTTGTGGCAGTTACGGTCATTCCCCTGCACACTGGCGGTTATGGCGCTCTGTTTGCCTCGGTTGACCATGCGCAGGCCGTTCTCAAACCCGGTCAGGGGCTCCCTTACGCTACGCTTGCGCTTTCTTCCGCTCTGGCAGCCTTTTTGTACCCGCATACCCTTACAGGGATCTTGGCATCCCGCTCGGCCGATACCATTCGGCAGAATGCCGTGTTCCTGCCCATTTACACCATTGTACTAGGGCTGATTGCCATGCTTGGCTTTATGGCGCACGCCGCGGGCATTGTCACAACCAACAACTCCATGGTTGTGCCAATGTTGTTCCAGAAGGTCTTTCCCGCATGGTTTGCGGGGTTCTGTCTGGCTGCCATTGCGGTCGGTGCACTGGTGCCTGCTGCTGTTATGGCCATTGGGGCTGCCAACCTTGTCACCAGCAACCTTCTGCCTCCGCAAAAAGACCCTGTCCGCACCAGCCGCCTGACATCGCTGGTGGTCAAACTAGGTGCGTTGGTCTGCGTACTGTTCCTGAATGCCCAGTTCGCCATTGACTTCCAGCTTCTTGGCGGCGTGTTCATTCTGCAAACCTTCCCCGCCCTCATTCTGGGCCTGCTGAAGGTACGCTTTTCAACCATAGCCATGCTGGCAGGCTGGCTGGTTGGAACCGTGTTCGGAGTCAGCCTGTGTTGGATGGATGGGCTCAAACCTATTCATCCGGTTAATCTGGGGCTGGTCTCTGGCAATGTCTCCACTGGCCTGCTGGCGCTGGGCGTCAACCTTGTCATTGTGATCGTGGTTTCGGCCTGCTACCCGGCCAAAAAACCAGCTAACGCCACCAAACAGGATGGGGTGGAAAACCCAGCCTGA
- a CDS encoding anhydro-N-acetylmuramic acid kinase, with amino-acid sequence MSAPHPENSLNALGLMSGTSLDGVDAAIIRTNGTTITAHGPALTLPYPAELRRRLRELLDNAPGLQPDNADLKAVEHALTQVHVQAVQQLRQMAPHMPVDVIGFHGQTILHQPGRTWQIGDAAYLSHQTNLPVVHDFRSADVAAGGEGAPLVPLYHAALLHNRPAPVAVLNLGGVANLSLITRHGQIIACDTGPGNALLDDWASQHTGTPCDTDGQLAALGTVNAQVLEHLLAHPFFQQPAPKSLDRLSFHNALAHLAGLSAADGAATLVAFTVQAIARTPLPETPLEWFVCGGGRHNPTLMDALTKALPGAVYPAEHLGWNGDALEAECFGFLAIRSLAGLPLSLPTTTGVPSPQTGGRLTCMGITPWRRWFQTVPTHGFSSPT; translated from the coding sequence ATGTCCGCCCCCCACCCCGAGAACAGTCTGAACGCGCTCGGCCTGATGAGCGGCACATCGCTTGATGGCGTGGATGCCGCCATCATCCGCACGAATGGCACGACCATTACGGCCCACGGCCCGGCTCTCACGCTCCCTTATCCTGCGGAATTGCGCCGACGCCTGCGCGAGCTTCTGGACAACGCCCCGGGCCTTCAACCAGATAATGCGGACCTCAAAGCTGTCGAACATGCGCTTACGCAGGTGCATGTTCAGGCCGTACAGCAACTTCGCCAAATGGCGCCGCATATGCCGGTGGATGTTATTGGCTTTCATGGACAGACCATTCTGCACCAGCCAGGCCGTACTTGGCAGATCGGGGATGCCGCCTATCTCTCCCATCAGACCAACCTGCCTGTTGTGCATGATTTCAGAAGTGCAGATGTTGCTGCCGGGGGCGAAGGGGCCCCTCTGGTGCCGCTCTACCACGCGGCCCTGCTTCACAACCGCCCAGCCCCTGTTGCCGTGCTGAACCTTGGTGGCGTTGCCAACCTGAGCCTTATAACCCGCCATGGTCAGATTATAGCGTGCGACACAGGACCGGGTAACGCCCTGCTGGATGATTGGGCCAGCCAGCATACTGGCACTCCGTGTGATACGGACGGCCAACTGGCTGCTCTAGGCACGGTCAACGCGCAAGTTCTGGAACACTTGCTGGCGCACCCATTTTTCCAACAGCCCGCACCCAAATCGCTCGACCGGCTCAGTTTTCATAATGCTCTGGCCCATCTGGCCGGTCTAAGTGCTGCAGATGGGGCCGCCACACTGGTTGCCTTTACGGTGCAGGCCATAGCCCGCACCCCGCTACCTGAAACACCTCTGGAGTGGTTTGTCTGCGGGGGTGGCAGGCATAACCCGACCCTGATGGACGCCCTGACCAAAGCCCTCCCCGGCGCTGTATATCCTGCCGAACACCTCGGTTGGAATGGGGATGCGCTGGAAGCCGAGTGCTTTGGTTTTCTGGCTATCCGCAGTCTGGCCGGGTTACCTCTTTCCCTCCCCACCACAACGGGTGTACCGTCACCCCAGACCGGAGGACGGCTGACCTGCATGGGCATTACACCATGGCGGCGTTGGTTCCAGACCGTGCCCACGCACGGATTTTCCTCCCCCACCTGA